Genomic DNA from Prosthecobacter sp. SYSU 5D2:
CTGGACGCCCTTGCCCTGCTGAAGAAGCCCTCCTTTGCCATCTTCATGGGCTGCATGTTCCTCATCTGCATCCCGCTGTATTTTTACTTCGTGCTGATGCTCACTTACCTCCTGGAGATCGGCTGGACCAACCCCGCTGCAAAGATGACCCTCGCCCAGGTGTCCGACATCATTTTCCTCTTCCTGCTGCCCATCATGCTGCTGAAGCTCGGGTATAAAAAGACCATCTCCATCGGCATCCTCGCCTGGATGGCCCGTTACTTCCTCCTCGCCGGCAGCGTCGAAGGTGGCGGCCTCTCCGCCCCCATGATCTTCGCCGCCATCTTCCTCCATGGCGTCTGTTATGACTTCCTCTTCATTGCCGGCCAGCTTTATGTGGATGACGAAGCCACCCCCCGCATGCGCGGAGCCTGCCAGGGATTCATCGCCCTCGTCCTTTGGGGCGTCGGGGCCTACGTCGGCACCCTCGTCGCTGGCAACGTCCTGGAGATGCACGTCATCACCGATGCCCTCGGCAACAAAACCCACGACTGGTCCCAGATCTGGCTCACTCCCGCCTGGCTCGCCACCGGCGTCCTCGCCATCTTCCTCCTCTTCTTCCGCGATCCCCTCAAAAAACCCGCCCATGCCGATGACCTCATCACCGGCCGCAAAGAAGAAAACCTGGAGATTCCCTGACTTCACCAAGGCCTGACAGGAAGTGTGATCAAGACGGTCATGCGGCCAAGGCCGGCCCGGCGTAGATATGGAGGGAGGTGCCTCCTGGGCTCCGGCGCCAGCGGCGCTGCCGAGGCAAGCGACTTGCGTCTTGCCTCTCGGAGTGCGGCAAAAGCGCTCAAGCGCAGTGCCTCTTTTCTTTAAGGGCCCCTCACAACCTAACACCATGTGTGACCAAACGACACCTGCGTATCACAAGCTGTTAAGCCACACTTCCAAATGGGTCCAGCCCTCTGGGCCCGCCACCTTGGCCCCGTCTCTCGCGTCCCGTTCATCCAGCCCGTGCGCTCTTTCCCAGGCATCGGGCAGGCCGTCACCATCCTGGTCTGGCAGGGGATCGCCTCCATTCAAAAGCGGCCACACATCCTCCTCCACAGTCACCCGCTGGCGGCCCGTCCCATCACGCACCCCGGCGATGATGCGTTCGTCCACCGCGTCACGCTGGGGTTTCACCGCCCCCGCATTTTCAAGCACCCGCTCATAAGTGACCCCCGCATCAGGACTCTCCGGCAGCGACTCAAAATCCAGCGGCGTATCGCGCAGGATCAGCGTGCTGCCAGGATTCACCCGCAGCAGATCCGCCTGCGTCGTCAGGACTTGCTGCGGCTTATCCAGCCGGTTGCCTTCCATATAAAGTTCCGCCGTCGCCCCCTGGCTGATCGTAAACGCCTTGCCCCGTGAGGACGCCAGGGTATCCGCGCCCGGTTTGAGATAGTTGCCCACATAGTTCATGGCGATCCGTTCCCGCTCCGTGACCTTGCCTGTTCCCGTATAACCCGCCCCCGAATACCAGTTGAAGATCACATTGTGCCGGAAGTCCACTTGCGGTCCCCGCGACTCCTCGCGCCCCGCTTCTGCCTGGTATCCGCTCACTCTTGGATTACGGGCACGGTTGCTGGCGTATAGGTTGTTCAGAAAGGAAATCCGGCCTTCATACGCCCCGATGATCGACCCCAAAGCATGGCTCGTCAGCGCCTCCGCGATGAGGCAATGCTGCACGGTCACACGGTCAGAATTGCGGGTGATTGAAAAGCATTCGTCCGTACTCCAGGTGGCCGAGCAGTGATCCATGATCACGTCCCTCACTGAGTACAGGCTGATGGCATCCATCTCTCCTGCCCCGGAAGTTTTGTCACCCGGGCGGCAGCGCAAATGACGGACAATGACATCATACGTCGGCCCGATTTGGAATTCCTGCCCCTTTAGGCAGATCCCGTCCCCCGGTGCCGTCTGCCCGGCGATCGTGATGAACGGATGACGGATGCGCAAAGGTGTCTTCAGTTCAATCGTGCCGGACACCCGAAAGATCACCGTGCGCGGTTCCTTCCGTTCCACCGCCGCCCTCAGGCTGCCAGGTCCGTCATCCTCCAGGTTCGTCACCGGGATGACGATCCCCCCGCGCCCACCCTTTGCCCATTTCCCTGCTCCTTCCGCCCCAGGGAAAGCAGGCGTGCCAGGCACCTCTGCCTCCAGCA
This window encodes:
- a CDS encoding MFS transporter, translated to MQTTLKAKLSVFMFLQYFIWGSWYASMAGYLIKGLNFTGPQIGAAYGALAIASIISPFIVGLIADRFFASEKLLSILGLIGGIVLCIIPQCGSFSSFYPTLLLYCILFAPTLALGNSLSLTHLANSKTDFPRVKLWSAVGWIAGGVTISLLKAEESSLQFYLAGGISIVFGLFALALPHTPPTKTGANVSVKELLGLDALALLKKPSFAIFMGCMFLICIPLYFYFVLMLTYLLEIGWTNPAAKMTLAQVSDIIFLFLLPIMLLKLGYKKTISIGILAWMARYFLLAGSVEGGGLSAPMIFAAIFLHGVCYDFLFIAGQLYVDDEATPRMRGACQGFIALVLWGVGAYVGTLVAGNVLEMHVITDALGNKTHDWSQIWLTPAWLATGVLAIFLLFFRDPLKKPAHADDLITGRKEENLEIP
- a CDS encoding pectate lyase; amino-acid sequence: MRLWFYCFMMAGLLEAEVPGTPAFPGAEGAGKWAKGGRGGIVIPVTNLEDDGPGSLRAAVERKEPRTVIFRVSGTIELKTPLRIRHPFITIAGQTAPGDGICLKGQEFQIGPTYDVIVRHLRCRPGDKTSGAGEMDAISLYSVRDVIMDHCSATWSTDECFSITRNSDRVTVQHCLIAEALTSHALGSIIGAYEGRISFLNNLYASNRARNPRVSGYQAEAGREESRGPQVDFRHNVIFNWYSGAGYTGTGKVTERERIAMNYVGNYLKPGADTLASSRGKAFTISQGATAELYMEGNRLDKPQQVLTTQADLLRVNPGSTLILRDTPLDFESLPESPDAGVTYERVLENAGAVKPQRDAVDERIIAGVRDGTGRQRVTVEEDVWPLLNGGDPLPDQDGDGLPDAWERAHGLDERDARDGAKVAGPEGWTHLEVWLNSL